The Leishmania major strain Friedlin complete genome, chromosome 23 genome has a segment encoding these proteins:
- a CDS encoding ribosomal RNA methyltransferase-like protein codes for MRATLVYRQGTSRQWMQRQSQDPFVTKARQDGYVARSAYKLTHIDDRFHLFDRQHTRIAIDLGCSPGGWCQVIRERAGDRCFLLGVDLLPIKAQIPDAVIVQGDFTDVATQEKLVKYLAHHSATLGRGDATTAVAASSPSCFTKVDVVTSDMCPNRMGGSQDRQRIAQLNLQAINVCAPLLRVGGHFACKVLGSRAAYEELWCRLSRLFLTVHACKPPASRMHSDEAFLVALDKLSTPRPASSATQSCSSRAVMGTASGDSSGGGRFGLDDWPGFGRPERRQRRG; via the coding sequence ATGCGTGCCACACTCGTCTACCGGCAGGGCACCAGCCGACAGTGGATGCAGCGGCAGTCACAGGATCCGTTTGTAACCAAGGCGCGCCAGGACGGCTacgtcgcgcgcagcgcgtacAAACTGACACACATAGACGACCGCTTTCACCTCTTCGAccgccagcacacacgcatcgcGATAGACCTCGGCTGCAGTCCGGGCGGGTGGTGTCAGGTGATACGTGAGAGGGCCGGCGACCGCTGCTTCCTCCTTGGTGTCGATCTTCTGCCCATCAAGGCGCAGATCCCGGATGCCGTCATTGTGCAGGGAGACTTTACAGACGTTGCCACCCAAGAGAAGCTTGTGAAGTACCTTGCCCATCACAGCGCTACTCTCGGCAGAGGAGATGCAacgacggcagtggcggcgtcgTCCCCCTCTTGCTTTACCAAAGTGGATGTCGTCACGTCGGACATGTGCCCTAACCGAATGGGCGGTTCCCAAGATCGGCAGCGCATTGCGCAGCTGAACCTGCAAGCCATCAACGTGTGTGCTCCGCTGCTACGCGTTGGCGGGCACTTTGCATGCAAAGTCCTcgggagccgcgccgcctACGAGGAGCTGTGGTGCCGCCTGTCCCGACTCTTCCTTACTGTGCACGCGTGTAAGCCGCCCGCGAGCCGCATGCACAGCGATGAGGCTTTCTTGGTGGCGCTGGACAAGCTTTCAACGCCGCGTCCGGCCTCGTCTGCCACCCAAAGCTGCTCCTCGAGAGCGGTCATGGGCACAGCTAGTggagacagcagcggtgggggTCGTTTCGGCCTAGACGACTGGCCGGGTTTCGGTCGCCCGGaacggcgccagcggcggggaTGA
- a CDS encoding putative acetyl-CoA synthetase produces MSDNPHSLHPLSSGSTSQSLHSSTKPPATQHVGEFNSVRDTNVVEPTEANRTKSHVGPHLGSRMRIYEYSIEHNDVFWAEIARRDFYWKTTWPDDQHVKSYNFDKSKGPIFVKWFEGAVTNICYNALDRHLPAHKDRVCFYFEGNDPSVTEKVTYGSMYTRVVELANVLKHQYGITKGDRVGLYLPMIPFAAVAMLACARIGAVITVIFGGFSAQALSSRLKDAQAKLLITADASARGTKPILLKDMADEALKVCEEEGMSIACLVFENMNRQFCKMKEGRDTWYGDALARLTPEQHEECPVEWMDAEDVLFLLYTSGSTGKPKAIVHTTAGYMVYASTTFMYSFDYHMDDVYFCTADIGWITGHSYVVYGPMIHCATSVLFEGVANYPDYSRWWQLVEKYKVSILYTAPTAIRSLMQAGDDYVKVGNRSTLRVLGSVGEPINVEAWKWLRDVGGEGHCDVSDTWWQTETGGHMITPMPGCTPMKPGSATLPFFGVQPVILDPMKLNEKQGPAEGLLAIRAPWPGMARTIYGDHARFEKTYFDVDGYYMTGDGARRDSDGYYWITGRVDDVLNVSGHRIGTSEIEDAVNTHPAVVESAVVGFPHNIKGEGIYVFLTFRQGTEVTPELLAAVKATVRKVIGPLATPDVMQVARVGLPKTRSGKIVRRILRKVSSGQYTGLGDTSTLANPDVVEDLIAEHRRLCPRN; encoded by the coding sequence ATGAGCGACAATCCTCACTCCCTGCATCCGCTGTCGTCGGGCTCGACAAGCCAATCATTGCACTCCTCGACCAAGCCCCCCGCCACCCAGCATGTAGGCGAGTTTAACAGTGTGCGGGACACGAACGTTGTGGAGCCGACGGAGGCAAACCGGACAAAGTCGCACGTCGGCCCCCACCTTGGCTCCCGCATGCGCATCTACGAGTACTCCATCGAGCACAATGACGTCTTCTGGGCCGAAATTGCACGGCGCGACTTCTACTGGAAGACGACCTGGCCGGATGACCAGCACGTCAAGTCGTACAACTTCGACAAATCCAAGGGCCCCATCTTTGTGAAATGGTTCGAGGGCGCCGTGACAAACATCTGCTACAACGCGTTGGACCGCCACCTGCCGGCGCACAAGGATCGCGTGTGCTTTTACTTTGAAGGCAACGACCCGAGTGTGACGGAAAAGGTCACGTACGGCAGCATGTACACGAGggtggtggagctggcgAACGTGCTGAAGCACCAGTACGGTATTACAAAGGGCGACCGCGTTGGCCTGTATCTACCCATGATCCCGTTCGCTGCAGTGGCCATGCTCGCCTGCGCCCGCATCGGTGCTGTCATCACCGTGATCTTCGGCGGTTTCTCGGCTCAAGCGCTCAGCTCACGTCTGAAAGACGCCCAGGCGAAGCTGCTTATCACCGCCGACGCGTCGGCGCGGGGCACAAAGCCGATTCTTCTCAAGGACATGGCAGACGAGGCGCTGAAGGTGTGTGAGGAGGAAGGCATGTCCATCGCGTGCCTCGTATTCGAAAACATGAACCGTCAATTCTGCAAGATGAAGGAAGGCCGCGATACCTGGTACGGCGATGCCTTAGCGCGGCTGACGCCGGAGCAGCACGAGGAGTGCCCGGTGGAGTGGATGGACGCGGAGGATGTGCTGTTCCTGCTCTACAcctccggcagcaccggGAAACCCAAGGCCATCGTGCACACGACGGCGGGCTACATGGTGtacgcctccaccaccttcaTGTACAGCTTCGACTACCACATGGACGACGTGTACTTCTGCACGGCTGATATTGGCTGGATCACAGGCCACAGCTACGTCGTGTATGGTCCGATGATCCACTGCGCCACGTCGGTGCTGTTCGAGGGTGTGGCGAACTACCCCGACTACTCGCGCTGGTGGCAGCTCGTCGAGAAGTACAAGGTGTCCATTCTCTACACCGCGCCCACCGCAATCCGCTCCCTCATGCAGGCCGGCGACGACTACGTCAAGGTGGGCAACCGCAGCACCCTGCGTGTGCTGGGCTCCGTCGGCGAGCCGATCAACGTGGAGGCGTGGAAGTGGCTGCGCGATGTCGGCGGCGAGGGCCACTGCGACGTGTCAGACACGTGGTGGCAGACTGAGACGGGTGGCCACATGATTACACCGATGCCGGGCTGCACCCCCATGAAGCCCGGTAGTGCAACGCTGCCGTTCTTCGGTGTCCAGCCGGTTATTCTCGACCCCATGAAGCTGAATGAGAAGCAGGGCCCAGCGGAGGGCCTGCTCGCCATTCGTGCGCCGTGGCCAGGTATGGCCCGCACCATCTACGGCGACCACGCACGCTTTGAGAAGACCTACTTTGACGTGGACGGGTACTACATGACAGGCGACGGTGCTCGCCGCGACTCGGACGGCTATTACTGGATCACGGGCCGCGTCGATGACGTGCTGAACGTGAGCGGGCACCGCATCGGCACCAGCGAGATCGAGGACGCCGTCAACACCCACCCGGCAGTGGTGGAGAGCGCCGTGGTCGGCTTCCCTCACAACATCAAGGGTGAGGGCATCTACGTCTTCCTTACGTTCCGCCAGGGGACGGAGGTGACGCccgagctgctggcggcggtaAAGGCGACTGTGCGCAAGGTGATTGGTCCGCTGGCCACACCGGACGTGATGCAGGTGGCTCGCGTCGGACTGCCGAAAACGCGCTCCGGCAAGATTGTGCGCCGCATCCTGCGCAAGGTATCCAGTGGGCAGTACACGGGGCTGGGCGACACCTCGACGCTGGCGAACCCCGACGTTGTTGAGGACCTCATCGCCGAGCACCGGAGGCTGTGCCCTCGCAACTAG